GTCAAGGGCGTCATCATCTCGCTCGGCTTCATCCTGCCGGGCGTCTCGGGCGGCGTGCTCGCGGCCATCCTCGGCCTGTACGAGCGGATGCTGCGCTTCCTCGCCAACTTCCGCCGCCGCTTCCGGGTCGACTTCCCGTTCTTCCTGCCGGTCGGCATCGGTGGCGTGCTGGGCCTCGGCCTGCTGTCGAGCCCGCTGGCGTTCGCCATCGAGCACTGGCGGGTGCCCGTCATGTGGGCGTTCGCCGGCGCGATCCTCGGGACCGTCCCCGCCCTGTGGCGTACGGCCGCCGAACGCCTCGACGGCCGTCCGGGCCGTGACGGGACGGACTGGGCCTGGCTCGTCGGCACGTTCGTCGTCGCGATCGCGGGCCTGTACCTGCTGCCGTTCGCCACGGGCTCCGTCCCGGCGAACTTCGGCGGCTTCATGCTCGCGGGCGGTCTCATCGCGCTCGGCGTCCTCGTCCCGGGACTGTCGCCGTCCAACCTGCTGATCATCCTGGGCCTGCTCCAGCCGATGCTGCAGCGCTTCGGCCGCGAGGGCGAGTTCGGCCTGGTCGACGCCCTGACCACGCTCGTGGCCGTCGCGATCGGTGCGATCGTCGTGCTGGCGGCGTTCTCGAAGCTCATGGAACGCGTGCTGGACCGGTTCCACTCCCGCGTCTTCCACTTCATCATCGGCTTCGTCCTGGCCTCGACGGTGCTCATCCTCGTCCCGACGCCGTCGGGCTCGGTGCTGCACGGCACCGAGGACGCGATGACGTACGAGGGTGCGACGGGAACGACGATCCTGGTGGCCGCCGTGTTGTTCCTCGCAGGCCTTGCGCTGGGCCTGTGGATGGCGATGCTGGAGGGGAAGTACAAGACCGTCGAAGCAGAGGTGTGACATGGCTGTCGACCCCGTCAAGCTCCACGACCGCCTGGCCGCGATGACCTTCGCGAGCGTCTATCCGATGTACGTCGACAAGGTCGAGCGCAAGGGCCGCACGCTCGAGGAACTGCACACGGTCATCGCGTGGCTCACCGGGTACGACGACGCCGGCATCGCCGAGTGCGTCGCCGACGGGCGCACGTTCGAGCAGCTCTTCGACAAGGCGCCCGCGATGAACCCGGACGCGTCCCTCATCACGGGCGTGATCTGCGGCTACCGCGTCGAGGAGATCACGGACCCGCTGCACCA
The Xylanimonas cellulosilytica DSM 15894 DNA segment above includes these coding regions:
- a CDS encoding DUF368 domain-containing protein yields the protein MDWFIRVVKGVIISLGFILPGVSGGVLAAILGLYERMLRFLANFRRRFRVDFPFFLPVGIGGVLGLGLLSSPLAFAIEHWRVPVMWAFAGAILGTVPALWRTAAERLDGRPGRDGTDWAWLVGTFVVAIAGLYLLPFATGSVPANFGGFMLAGGLIALGVLVPGLSPSNLLIILGLLQPMLQRFGREGEFGLVDALTTLVAVAIGAIVVLAAFSKLMERVLDRFHSRVFHFIIGFVLASTVLILVPTPSGSVLHGTEDAMTYEGATGTTILVAAVLFLAGLALGLWMAMLEGKYKTVEAEV
- a CDS encoding DUF2200 domain-containing protein produces the protein MAVDPVKLHDRLAAMTFASVYPMYVDKVERKGRTLEELHTVIAWLTGYDDAGIAECVADGRTFEQLFDKAPAMNPDASLITGVICGYRVEEITDPLHQKMRWLDKLVDELARGKKLTSILRG